A window of the Thermotoga sp. SG1 genome harbors these coding sequences:
- a CDS encoding cyclase family protein — translation MFIELSYPIEEKMLTYPDNPPTRFEPVDRIEQGDVANTTMIHHFSHTGTHVDAPYHFCEDGWTLDQIPLEYFVFEHPLLVNREKEPMELFTLEDLEGLDLSRVDLLLFRSGFARFRKEDPATYRFLFPGISPELAKFLREEVPSLRAIMLDFLSADPIVSGAKEGYPAHRWLLSKNFSRKRPIIIFEDVNLEPVVGKKIKRVIALPVRFKGLDGGPVSILAEVE, via the coding sequence ATGTTCATAGAACTATCTTACCCCATAGAGGAGAAAATGTTGACGTATCCAGATAACCCTCCTACCCGTTTCGAGCCGGTGGATAGGATCGAGCAAGGAGATGTTGCCAACACCACAATGATCCATCATTTCTCCCACACAGGAACTCATGTGGATGCCCCATATCACTTTTGTGAAGACGGTTGGACTCTCGATCAGATACCACTGGAATATTTCGTGTTCGAACATCCTTTGCTAGTGAACAGGGAAAAAGAACCAATGGAACTGTTCACCTTGGAGGACCTCGAAGGATTGGATCTGAGCAGAGTGGATCTTCTTCTGTTCAGATCAGGATTTGCAAGGTTCAGAAAAGAAGATCCTGCCACTTACAGATTCCTGTTTCCTGGAATTTCCCCTGAACTTGCAAAATTTTTGAGAGAAGAAGTTCCCTCACTCAGGGCGATCATGCTCGATTTTCTCAGTGCCGATCCCATCGTTTCGGGAGCAAAAGAGGGATATCCTGCACACAGGTGGCTTCTTTCGAAGAATTTCAGTAGAAAAAGACCGATAATCATCTTCGAAGATGTGAATTTGGAACCTGTTGTTGGAAAGAAGATAAAACGTGTGATAGCACTTCCAGTGAGATTCAAAGGACTGGATGGAGGGCCCGTCAGTATTCTGGCAGAGGTGGAGTGA
- a CDS encoding transglutaminase-like domain-containing protein, producing the protein MEFLIYSLPEEIIREEMLGNYSTALRLIEDFLRKDLPSLHRGRLLYEKERIERLLEDYPFDEREAYEKLKETFENFSEEEFHHLLENGAFDYIVVDGKRKFERRFHHNLVFAKPEYEKRLKKKDEKREKARKILHERLRRLINGENPKKYRVRARITLKLKKTTSKNRVWLPFPKEDLQVESVKLLRASHRTFYIAPNDVPQRTIYFEGKENTYFVEFEYIIREWVNRVEPEKVSETGVVGEFLREEPPHIVFSPKLRWLTEEIVGKETNPYLKAKKIYDWITFNVRYSYVKPYALYENITDFVANNLKGDCGFQALLFITMCRIAGVPARWQSGWYINPLFASPHDWALFYIEPYGWLPADLSFGGARREREDFRSFYFGNLDGFRMVANDDFMKDFDPKPRFFRNDPTDNQMGEAESDEGRLPFESFIEVLSFEEV; encoded by the coding sequence ATGGAGTTTCTCATCTACAGTTTACCAGAAGAAATCATCCGAGAGGAAATGCTTGGAAACTATTCGACTGCTTTGAGATTGATCGAAGACTTTTTGAGGAAAGACCTACCATCCCTTCATCGAGGAAGACTTCTCTACGAGAAAGAGAGGATCGAAAGGCTCCTTGAAGATTATCCTTTCGATGAAAGAGAAGCCTATGAAAAACTCAAAGAGACGTTTGAGAATTTCTCTGAAGAAGAGTTCCATCATCTTTTAGAGAACGGCGCTTTCGATTACATCGTTGTTGATGGAAAAAGAAAGTTCGAAAGACGCTTTCATCACAACCTTGTTTTTGCAAAGCCCGAGTACGAAAAAAGACTCAAAAAGAAAGATGAAAAGAGAGAGAAAGCAAGGAAGATTCTTCATGAACGTCTGAGACGTCTCATAAATGGAGAAAATCCAAAGAAATATCGTGTAAGAGCAAGAATTACCCTGAAATTGAAGAAAACTACTTCCAAGAACCGTGTGTGGCTTCCGTTTCCAAAGGAAGATCTTCAGGTGGAAAGTGTGAAACTTTTGAGGGCGAGTCACAGAACGTTCTATATTGCACCAAACGATGTTCCCCAGCGCACGATATATTTCGAAGGAAAGGAAAACACCTATTTTGTAGAGTTCGAGTACATCATCAGAGAGTGGGTGAATCGTGTTGAGCCAGAGAAGGTTTCAGAAACGGGGGTTGTTGGAGAGTTTCTGAGAGAAGAACCTCCTCATATCGTCTTTTCACCGAAACTCAGATGGCTCACCGAAGAGATCGTGGGAAAGGAAACCAATCCGTATCTGAAAGCAAAGAAGATCTACGACTGGATCACCTTCAACGTGAGGTACTCTTATGTGAAACCGTACGCTCTCTACGAGAACATCACAGATTTTGTGGCGAACAACCTGAAAGGTGATTGTGGTTTTCAGGCTCTGTTGTTCATAACGATGTGTAGAATAGCAGGTGTTCCGGCGAGATGGCAGTCCGGATGGTACATAAATCCACTCTTTGCTTCCCCACACGACTGGGCACTCTTTTACATCGAACCTTATGGATGGCTTCCAGCGGATCTTTCCTTTGGAGGTGCAAGGAGGGAAAGGGAAGATTTCAGAAGTTTCTACTTTGGAAACCTGGATGGTTTCAGGATGGTGGCAAACGACGATTTCATGAAAGATTTCGATCCCAAACCACGCTTTTTCAGGAACGATCCAACTGACAATCAGATGGGAGAGGCAGAAAGTGATGAAGGTCGTCTTCCGTTCGAAAGTTTTATAGAAGTTTTGAGTTTTGAGGAGGTGTGA
- a CDS encoding L-Ala-D/L-Glu epimerase, with protein MSKIVDVKFTLRRYEYEKPFHITGSISSESRNVEVEITLESGIKGYGEASPSFRVNGERVEALLAIENVVKNMITGFDVRNYARIFEITDKLFAFPSLKAAVQFAVLDALAQELGTQVCYLLGGKKDEIETDKTVGIDTVENRINDAKRIFEEGFRVIKVKVGENLKEDIEAMEEIARVTPGAKYIVDANMGYTPKEAVEFAKEVYQKGIDVAVFEQPVKREDIDGLKFVRFHSPFPVAADESARTKFDVMRLVKEEAVDYVNIKLMKSGISDALAIVKIAETAGLKLMIGCMGESSLGINQSVHFALGTGAFEYHDLDSHLMLKEGKFRGKFVQEGSKMRVKEE; from the coding sequence ATGTCGAAAATAGTGGACGTGAAGTTCACTCTCAGAAGGTACGAGTACGAAAAGCCGTTCCATATAACAGGAAGCATCTCCTCAGAGAGCAGAAACGTGGAGGTCGAAATCACACTCGAGAGCGGAATCAAGGGTTATGGAGAGGCATCTCCTTCGTTCAGAGTGAACGGGGAGAGGGTGGAAGCTCTTTTGGCAATTGAAAACGTAGTAAAAAACATGATCACCGGCTTTGACGTTCGAAACTATGCAAGGATCTTTGAGATCACGGATAAACTCTTTGCTTTCCCGAGTTTGAAAGCAGCTGTACAGTTTGCTGTTCTCGATGCTCTGGCTCAGGAACTGGGAACTCAGGTTTGTTATCTCCTAGGAGGAAAGAAAGATGAAATAGAGACAGACAAAACCGTGGGAATAGACACAGTAGAGAATAGGATAAATGATGCAAAGAGGATCTTCGAGGAAGGTTTCAGGGTTATAAAGGTCAAAGTTGGAGAGAACCTGAAAGAAGACATAGAAGCGATGGAAGAGATAGCGAGGGTCACTCCCGGTGCGAAATACATCGTCGATGCCAATATGGGATACACTCCCAAAGAAGCGGTGGAGTTCGCAAAAGAAGTTTATCAAAAAGGAATAGACGTTGCAGTTTTCGAACAACCAGTGAAAAGAGAAGATATCGACGGTCTGAAGTTTGTAAGGTTTCATTCTCCGTTTCCAGTGGCGGCGGACGAATCTGCAAGGACGAAGTTTGACGTGATGAGACTGGTGAAAGAAGAAGCAGTGGATTATGTGAACATAAAACTCATGAAGTCCGGTATCTCCGATGCACTTGCCATAGTGAAGATAGCAGAAACAGCCGGATTAAAACTCATGATCGGGTGTATGGGAGAGTCCAGCCTTGGGATAAATCAGAGCGTTCACTTTGCTCTCGGAACCGGGGCGTTCGAGTACCATGATCTGGACAGTCATCTGATGTTGAAAGAGGGAAAATTCAGAGGGAAATTTGTTCAGGAAGGATCGAAGATGAGGGTGAAGGAAGAATGA
- a CDS encoding IGHMBP2 family helicase — protein sequence MTVHQFVKKLIKLVELERNAEISAMLDEIKRLSGEEREKKGRAVLGLTGKFVGEELGYFLVRFGRRKEIDTEISVGDLVLISKGNPLKSDYTGTVVEKGTRFITVAVDRLPSWKLKNVRIDLFASDITFRRQIENLQSLSSEGKKVLEFLLGKREPAESVEEEFTPFDEGLNESQKEAISLALGSLDFFLIHGPFGTGKTRTLVEYIRQEAERGKKLLVTAESNLAVDNLVERLWGKVSLVRIGHPSRVSPHLKESTLAHQIETHDEYTKVKEMKENLSRLIEKRDRFTKPSPQWRRGLSDEKILEYAEKNWSVRGVPKEKIKEMAEWIKLNNQIQEVRELIEAKEEAIARSIVRKAQVVLSTNSSAALDIVSGILFDVVVVDEASQATIPSILIPISRGKKFVLAGDHKQLPPTILSEEARDLSRTLFEELIRRYPEKSALLDIQYRMNELLMEFPSNEFYDGKLKAAETVRNITLFDLGVEIPNFGRFWDIVLSPKNVLVFIDTKDKPDRFERQRKDSPSKENPLEAQIVKETVERLLSMGVKEEWIGVITPYDDQVDLIKSLIGENVEVHSVDGFQGREKEVIIISFVRSNRNGEIGFLEDLRRLNVSLTRAKRKLIAIGDSSTLSVHPTYRRLVEFAKQKGTYVKF from the coding sequence ATGACGGTTCATCAGTTTGTGAAGAAACTCATAAAACTTGTGGAACTCGAAAGAAACGCCGAGATCTCTGCCATGCTCGATGAAATAAAGCGGCTCTCCGGAGAGGAAAGGGAAAAGAAAGGCCGAGCCGTTCTTGGTCTCACGGGAAAGTTTGTGGGAGAAGAACTCGGGTACTTTCTTGTGAGATTTGGAAGAAGAAAGGAAATAGACACCGAAATCAGTGTGGGAGACCTTGTGCTCATAAGTAAAGGAAATCCTTTAAAGAGTGATTACACAGGAACGGTGGTAGAAAAAGGAACAAGATTCATCACCGTTGCGGTTGACAGACTTCCTTCTTGGAAACTCAAAAACGTCAGAATAGACCTGTTTGCGAGTGACATTACATTCAGAAGACAGATAGAGAATCTACAGAGCCTCTCTTCAGAAGGAAAAAAAGTCTTGGAATTTCTACTCGGAAAAAGAGAGCCAGCGGAATCGGTCGAAGAAGAGTTCACCCCGTTCGATGAGGGACTCAACGAAAGTCAGAAGGAAGCAATTTCTCTGGCTCTTGGAAGTCTTGATTTCTTTCTCATACACGGTCCGTTCGGAACAGGAAAGACAAGAACTCTTGTGGAGTACATAAGGCAGGAGGCAGAGCGCGGTAAAAAACTTCTTGTCACGGCAGAAAGCAATCTTGCAGTGGACAATCTGGTGGAAAGGCTCTGGGGAAAGGTGTCTCTTGTGAGGATCGGTCATCCCTCGAGGGTGTCACCCCACCTGAAAGAATCCACCCTCGCACACCAGATAGAAACCCACGATGAATACACAAAGGTGAAAGAGATGAAGGAAAATCTTTCCAGACTGATCGAGAAAAGAGACAGATTCACAAAACCATCTCCCCAGTGGAGAAGAGGTCTGAGTGATGAAAAGATCCTGGAATACGCCGAAAAGAACTGGAGCGTCAGAGGAGTTCCAAAAGAAAAGATAAAAGAGATGGCCGAGTGGATAAAGCTGAACAACCAGATCCAGGAAGTGCGGGAGTTGATCGAAGCAAAAGAAGAGGCGATAGCAAGAAGCATCGTGAGAAAAGCCCAGGTGGTGCTCTCCACCAACTCGTCCGCCGCCCTCGATATAGTCTCTGGTATTCTCTTCGACGTCGTGGTGGTGGATGAAGCATCCCAAGCAACGATTCCTAGCATCCTGATTCCCATATCCAGGGGGAAAAAGTTCGTTCTTGCGGGAGACCACAAACAACTTCCCCCAACGATACTCTCAGAAGAGGCAAGGGATCTGTCCAGAACACTCTTTGAAGAACTCATAAGACGCTATCCTGAAAAATCCGCCCTTCTCGACATTCAGTACCGTATGAACGAGTTGTTGATGGAATTTCCGAGTAATGAATTTTACGACGGAAAGCTGAAAGCAGCTGAAACTGTCAGAAATATCACGCTCTTTGATCTTGGCGTAGAGATTCCAAACTTTGGAAGATTTTGGGATATTGTGTTATCTCCCAAGAACGTTCTTGTGTTCATAGATACGAAAGACAAGCCGGATAGATTCGAAAGACAGAGAAAGGACTCACCATCCAAAGAAAATCCATTGGAGGCGCAGATAGTGAAAGAAACAGTGGAAAGACTTCTTTCGATGGGAGTGAAGGAAGAATGGATAGGCGTCATCACTCCCTACGATGATCAGGTAGATCTTATAAAAAGTTTAATCGGTGAAAATGTGGAAGTTCATAGCGTGGATGGGTTTCAGGGAAGAGAAAAAGAGGTGATCATCATATCCTTTGTGAGATCCAACAGGAATGGAGAAATAGGTTTTCTCGAAGACCTGAGAAGGCTCAACGTCTCTCTCACAAGAGCCAAAAGAAAGTTGATAGCAATAGGAGACTCCAGCACTCTCTCTGTTCATCCAACGTACAGAAGGCTCGTGGAATTTGCAAAGCAGAAGGGGACTTATGTGAAATTCTGA
- the cas6 gene encoding CRISPR-associated endoribonuclease Cas6: MRIKIHFQTTEAIIPLNYNYLLSSFIYKKLASQNENFAKFLHERGYGERFKFFTFSQLFLENSKVKDDKLVIFPGKGWWHVSSPVVDFVRYMFSSLSENPVIRVGKAEFVVQSITVEDSLPVLSEYNFIMISPLVVSVPEEKNGKLVHRYLHPGEEGFYEAFKRNLYKKYRIFYGKDPEGDVEIIPDWNYIKSKERITKRIKLKDVFVRAVVFPFRVRGDRKLIEIGYEAGFGEKNSMGFGMVALKGGEA; the protein is encoded by the coding sequence ATGAGGATAAAAATTCATTTTCAAACTACGGAGGCTATAATTCCTCTGAATTACAACTACCTTCTTTCGTCGTTTATCTACAAAAAGCTGGCTTCTCAGAACGAGAACTTCGCCAAATTTCTTCATGAGAGAGGATACGGAGAAAGATTCAAATTTTTTACTTTCTCTCAACTTTTTTTGGAAAACTCAAAGGTGAAGGATGATAAGCTAGTGATATTTCCGGGAAAGGGATGGTGGCACGTATCTTCCCCTGTCGTCGACTTTGTAAGGTATATGTTCTCCTCTCTATCTGAAAATCCTGTGATAAGAGTTGGAAAGGCAGAATTCGTGGTTCAGTCAATCACAGTTGAAGATTCTCTTCCAGTCCTTTCAGAATACAACTTCATCATGATCTCTCCTCTTGTTGTGAGTGTTCCTGAAGAAAAAAACGGGAAACTGGTTCACAGATACCTTCACCCCGGTGAAGAAGGCTTTTACGAGGCTTTCAAGAGAAACCTGTATAAGAAGTACCGCATCTTTTATGGAAAAGACCCAGAGGGTGATGTAGAAATCATTCCAGATTGGAACTATATAAAATCCAAAGAGCGTATAACAAAAAGAATCAAGTTGAAAGATGTATTCGTCAGAGCTGTTGTCTTTCCATTTAGAGTAAGGGGTGATAGGAAACTGATAGAGATCGGTTATGAGGCAGGCTTTGGAGAAAAGAACAGTATGGGATTTGGAATGGTAGCTTTGAAAGGGGGAGAAGCATGA
- a CDS encoding putative CRISPR-associated protein, whose product MVFGEEAKRFYEEDRLSEISRILRKQDDPLNNRNFGAEINSMASIVKQGIVDQRETLYLLVSDTTEGEKIGKILKDYFKENDHELDFKNVHVVKVEGLNDSDEFTFRNKGLRNLIREMAKYARLNRERVVINATGGYKAQIAYAVALGQALGIPVCYRFDRFNHMVELPPLPIGLDQKIYNENKLIFTLLDAAGELELSEFLKVIGWKSWADVPEKMKLFLDRVHIDGKDFVALNPMGLIYAESVEWDYSAIDHPIFYSNREPEEKLVGFEIHGQKVVKQAYKIIEKLVELPWINSLHLTGSSEKSSGSSIRTLVQDGCLKVELFTEKGALYMKAYCRYRSDRFLEAVRFKVEKVLSENI is encoded by the coding sequence TTGGTCTTTGGTGAGGAAGCCAAGAGGTTTTATGAAGAAGATAGGCTTTCAGAGATATCCAGAATTTTGAGAAAACAGGATGATCCTCTGAACAACAGAAACTTTGGAGCAGAGATCAACTCTATGGCAAGCATCGTCAAACAGGGAATTGTAGATCAAAGAGAAACACTCTACCTTCTTGTTTCAGACACTACCGAAGGGGAAAAGATTGGCAAGATTCTAAAAGACTATTTCAAAGAAAACGACCATGAGTTGGACTTTAAAAATGTTCATGTGGTGAAAGTAGAAGGATTGAACGACAGTGACGAATTCACTTTCAGAAACAAAGGATTGAGAAACCTTATCAGGGAGATGGCGAAGTATGCGAGATTGAATAGAGAAAGGGTTGTCATCAATGCAACGGGAGGATACAAAGCACAGATAGCCTACGCAGTGGCTCTGGGACAGGCTCTTGGCATACCTGTTTGTTACAGATTTGATAGATTCAATCACATGGTGGAACTTCCCCCTCTTCCGATAGGCTTAGATCAAAAAATCTACAACGAAAACAAACTGATCTTTACTCTTCTCGACGCTGCCGGTGAATTAGAACTTTCAGAATTTCTAAAGGTTATTGGGTGGAAAAGCTGGGCAGATGTCCCTGAAAAGATGAAGCTGTTTCTTGATAGAGTACATATAGACGGGAAAGACTTTGTTGCTTTGAATCCAATGGGTTTGATCTACGCAGAGAGCGTTGAATGGGACTACTCAGCCATCGATCATCCCATATTCTACTCTAACAGAGAACCTGAAGAAAAACTGGTTGGCTTTGAAATTCATGGTCAAAAGGTCGTTAAACAGGCTTACAAGATAATTGAAAAGTTGGTTGAACTTCCATGGATAAACTCTCTGCACCTGACAGGCAGTTCTGAGAAGAGTTCTGGAAGTTCTATCAGGACACTTGTTCAGGATGGATGTTTAAAGGTAGAACTTTTTACAGAAAAAGGAGCACTTTATATGAAAGCCTATTGTAGGTACAGGTCGGATCGTTTTTTGGAAGCTGTAAGATTCAAAGTGGAAAAGGTTCTGTCCGAGAATATCTAA
- a CDS encoding sigma-54 dependent transcriptional regulator, with protein MSSRNSKVDIVIFFRDTNLKDVVSEILKNLKEKVAKDLGKPELERFEVHEKLPEKSQKIILITDDPRVCEHYKKDFERILFFVEKSIPSSLIDHLIDYPVSGIFSKKNFMTEYEEKGKFEARVKEIIRDLLEDEIEEKEIRKSIDWKYSAEDRGKKFVSLFLDPAMEKTVENIRYIIRQLRIIYEKLKLVEILKERKKIMNQWEKSGDQKWKSLIEFSNFEKYFEQNYRIVPSVLIEGPTGSGKTLLAELIARSIYENIKIDKVEFSDFYSKISILNLGNLVETELFGSAEGSFTDSKDYPGEFLSYSGGVVFLDEIGELPPETQAKLLLYLDNLKVRPLGRTEQFFAPTIIIAATNKDLEHEITKGTFRTDLYRRFLFRIKLPSLNERKEDFRLLISFVLSTSPYNTGNVRYISMRAIKKLEKHNFTGNFRELEEILSNALIKASIADRDIILEKDLDI; from the coding sequence ATGTCCTCAAGAAACTCCAAAGTTGACATAGTGATCTTCTTCCGAGACACGAATCTGAAAGACGTCGTAAGCGAAATCCTCAAAAACCTCAAAGAAAAAGTTGCGAAAGATTTGGGAAAGCCGGAACTGGAAAGATTTGAGGTTCATGAAAAACTCCCTGAAAAATCACAGAAGATAATACTCATCACAGACGATCCCAGAGTGTGTGAACATTACAAAAAAGACTTCGAACGCATTTTGTTCTTTGTAGAAAAATCCATCCCATCTTCTCTAATAGACCACCTTATTGACTATCCAGTATCTGGCATCTTCTCCAAGAAAAACTTCATGACAGAATACGAAGAGAAGGGGAAATTTGAAGCAAGAGTAAAGGAAATAATCAGAGATCTTCTAGAAGATGAGATCGAAGAGAAAGAAATCAGAAAAAGCATAGACTGGAAATACAGTGCAGAAGATCGTGGTAAAAAGTTTGTGAGCTTGTTTCTGGACCCCGCAATGGAAAAAACAGTAGAGAACATAAGATACATAATACGTCAGTTAAGAATAATATATGAAAAACTTAAACTGGTAGAGATTCTAAAAGAAAGAAAGAAAATAATGAATCAATGGGAAAAGAGCGGGGATCAGAAATGGAAATCTCTAATCGAATTTTCTAATTTTGAGAAATATTTTGAGCAAAATTATCGAATTGTTCCTTCTGTTCTCATAGAAGGGCCAACTGGATCTGGGAAAACTCTTCTTGCAGAGCTCATAGCAAGAAGTATTTATGAAAACATCAAGATTGACAAGGTGGAATTTTCTGACTTTTATTCGAAGATATCTATTCTAAATCTCGGAAATCTCGTTGAAACAGAGTTGTTTGGTAGTGCAGAAGGAAGTTTTACCGACTCGAAGGACTACCCTGGAGAATTTCTCTCCTATTCAGGCGGGGTAGTTTTTCTGGATGAGATAGGGGAACTACCACCTGAGACACAGGCAAAGCTTCTTCTTTATCTTGATAACTTGAAAGTCAGACCACTTGGAAGAACAGAACAGTTCTTCGCTCCAACCATCATTATTGCAGCAACAAACAAAGATCTTGAGCATGAGATTACCAAAGGCACCTTTAGAACAGATCTTTACAGAAGATTTCTCTTTAGAATAAAGCTTCCGTCACTGAATGAAAGAAAAGAGGATTTTAGATTGTTAATCAGTTTTGTTCTGAGCACATCTCCCTATAATACAGGAAATGTCAGGTACATTAGTATGAGAGCTATCAAAAAACTGGAGAAACACAACTTCACTGGAAACTTCAGAGAACTTGAAGAAATACTCAGCAATGCCCTGATAAAAGCTAGTATCGCCGATAGGGATATTATCCTTGAAAAAGATCTAGATATCTGA
- a CDS encoding YkvA family protein: MDYLDNYKRDNISESELNAAARKAEKKKNVLGKAFQKFKDLWALLEAVMSGRMKIPGKTKAIIIGAILYFLIPTDLIADFIPAVGYIDDITVIAMVYNEVKDLIMKAKSKGII; this comes from the coding sequence ATGGACTACTTAGATAATTACAAAAGAGACAACATCTCGGAATCAGAACTGAACGCTGCGGCAAGAAAAGCGGAAAAGAAGAAGAATGTGCTCGGCAAGGCTTTTCAAAAGTTCAAAGATCTCTGGGCACTCCTCGAAGCAGTCATGAGTGGGAGAATGAAGATACCGGGAAAGACCAAGGCAATAATCATAGGAGCTATTCTGTACTTTCTCATACCTACTGATCTCATAGCAGATTTTATACCAGCTGTAGGCTACATAGATGATATAACGGTCATTGCAATGGTCTACAACGAAGTGAAAGACCTCATAATGAAAGCTAAGAGCAAAGGGATCATCTAA
- the cas10 gene encoding type III-A CRISPR-associated protein Cas10/Csm1, producing the protein MSDTEREEIVLGALIHDVGKVVRRAEKSAEKHQLAGYDFTNKAKKFAKFQKYIHYHHEKDLKEKKLDDEKVWYVCFADNLSSSERMTEGGRFNEHRRIENLLSKIPEKENARKPTYFPVKSADRITEAVTEMEEEEKSHIDLYESFVKDAEKITLSPDDVNFLVYKYFSFIPQETKVEGDMDISLYDHLKVTAMLAISLYDYAKENNLTFRTYDEMKNYFKNPAVKPFLLVGGDVSGIQNFIASVSSKGALRSYRGRSFFIEILQEVVVDEILERTGFYRTNVHFIGGGHFYIVLSNTEKVKKALEGIRKELNAWFRKKGLSLHLVMEYTQFSANDVSDMKNIFDDIVKKVNLRKLRMYTEEDLEELFPDDLSSITERGSFTCKVCGNRVEKLFTLGDSEEEIACDFCREMYELGKDLLKKDHVYIVEKENGKFEIFDKHFEFSKKPEKGAYKIRDIYQFSENEENVRRIQVITYFEHQEFEEIAKEAPGKKIASLLVDVDNLGRIFRDGLKRKTLSRYSTLSRLMSFFFKERVEKIVEGKNVMVIYSGGDDLYLVGGWNDVLDVAKQLREEFSKFTTNDFITFSAGYVITDEKTSMRLIREMSERAESSAKRSGKNSIAFSSKNYYAVSWEMFFKMYEVYSELKELATKVDRSVIRKALKLTQEDTPLNRAFLAYIEARENKEEDKRVASLTREKLEELGEDSLNVILQFVDLLARKKEG; encoded by the coding sequence TTGAGCGACACAGAGAGGGAGGAAATAGTTCTGGGTGCTCTCATTCACGATGTGGGAAAGGTTGTGAGAAGAGCGGAAAAAAGCGCAGAAAAACATCAACTGGCAGGGTATGATTTCACAAACAAAGCAAAGAAGTTTGCAAAGTTCCAAAAATACATACACTATCACCATGAAAAAGATCTTAAAGAAAAGAAGTTAGATGATGAAAAGGTTTGGTATGTGTGCTTTGCGGACAATCTGTCCAGCAGTGAAAGAATGACTGAGGGAGGCAGGTTCAACGAACATCGCAGGATAGAAAATCTTCTTTCAAAGATTCCTGAAAAGGAAAACGCAAGAAAGCCTACCTACTTCCCCGTTAAGTCCGCAGACAGAATAACAGAGGCTGTCACTGAAATGGAAGAAGAAGAGAAAAGTCACATTGATCTTTATGAATCGTTCGTTAAAGATGCAGAGAAGATAACCCTATCTCCAGATGATGTGAATTTCCTTGTGTACAAGTATTTCTCCTTCATTCCTCAGGAAACCAAAGTGGAAGGAGACATGGATATTTCTCTCTACGACCATTTGAAGGTCACGGCCATGCTCGCCATTTCCCTGTACGATTACGCGAAGGAAAATAACCTAACGTTCCGAACTTACGATGAGATGAAGAACTATTTCAAAAATCCCGCTGTGAAACCCTTCCTCCTTGTGGGAGGAGACGTTTCTGGAATACAGAACTTCATCGCCAGTGTTTCTTCAAAGGGAGCTCTCAGGTCTTACAGAGGAAGGAGTTTCTTCATAGAAATCCTTCAAGAAGTTGTTGTGGATGAGATTCTTGAAAGAACGGGCTTTTACAGAACGAACGTTCACTTCATAGGCGGTGGTCACTTCTATATTGTTCTTTCCAACACAGAAAAGGTGAAGAAGGCTCTTGAAGGTATCAGAAAGGAGCTGAACGCCTGGTTTAGAAAGAAAGGGCTTTCACTCCATCTTGTGATGGAATACACACAGTTTTCAGCGAATGATGTCAGCGACATGAAAAATATCTTCGATGACATAGTAAAGAAGGTGAACCTGAGAAAACTCAGAATGTACACAGAAGAAGACCTCGAAGAACTTTTCCCGGACGATCTTTCTTCGATTACAGAAAGGGGAAGTTTTACGTGTAAAGTGTGTGGAAACAGGGTTGAAAAGCTCTTCACCCTAGGCGATAGTGAAGAAGAAATAGCCTGTGATTTCTGCAGAGAAATGTACGAACTCGGAAAAGATCTTCTCAAGAAAGATCACGTTTATATCGTTGAAAAGGAAAATGGAAAGTTCGAGATCTTCGACAAACACTTCGAGTTCTCTAAAAAACCAGAAAAAGGTGCTTACAAAATAAGAGACATATATCAGTTCTCAGAAAACGAAGAAAACGTCAGAAGAATCCAGGTGATAACGTATTTCGAGCACCAAGAGTTCGAGGAGATCGCAAAAGAAGCACCTGGAAAGAAGATAGCAAGCCTTCTTGTTGACGTTGACAATCTGGGAAGGATCTTTCGTGATGGTCTTAAAAGAAAAACCCTTTCAAGATACAGCACACTTTCAAGGCTCATGAGTTTCTTCTTCAAAGAAAGGGTTGAAAAAATTGTCGAGGGAAAAAACGTAATGGTGATCTATTCTGGAGGAGACGACCTCTACCTTGTTGGAGGCTGGAACGATGTGCTCGATGTTGCTAAACAATTGAGAGAGGAGTTTTCGAAGTTTACGACGAACGACTTCATCACCTTCTCTGCAGGCTATGTTATAACAGACGAAAAAACGAGTATGAGACTCATAAGAGAGATGTCCGAAAGGGCAGAAAGTTCTGCAAAAAGATCAGGAAAGAACAGCATCGCATTCTCGAGCAAAAACTACTATGCCGTTAGCTGGGAGATGTTCTTCAAAATGTACGAAGTTTATTCGGAGTTGAAGGAACTTGCAACGAAAGTGGACAGAAGCGTTATCAGGAAGGCTCTCAAACTCACACAAGAGGACACCCCTCTCAACAGAGCCTTTCTTGCCTACATAGAAGCAAGAGAGAACAAAGAAGAGGACAAAAGAGTGGCCAGTCTGACAAGAGAAAAACTCGAAGAACTCGGAGAAGACAGTTTGAACGTAATTCTCCAGTTTGTAGATCTTCTTGCAAGGAAAAAGGAGGGATGA